A genomic window from Sulfurospirillum diekertiae includes:
- the minD gene encoding septum site-determining protein MinD — protein sequence MGIVITVTSGKGGVGKSTTTANLAVGLANLGKKVVAIDFDIGLRNLDMILGLENRIVYDVVDVMEGRCNLAQALINDKKSKTLYFLPASQTKDKDILNKDKVKALIENLKESFDIVMIDSPAGIESGFEHSIFLADRALIVSTPDVSSVRDADRVIGIIDAKSERAKNGMEVEKHIIINRIKPEMVDAGNMLSVEDVLSILALPLIGIVPDDEDIITSTNTGSPIVNKDKSLSAEAYRRIARRILGEEVEFLDIRAKKGLMATLKGIFK from the coding sequence ATGGGCATTGTTATCACCGTGACGTCTGGTAAGGGTGGTGTTGGTAAATCAACCACCACAGCAAACCTAGCCGTTGGACTTGCAAATTTAGGCAAAAAAGTTGTTGCGATTGACTTTGACATAGGTTTGAGAAACCTTGATATGATTTTGGGTCTTGAAAACCGCATCGTTTATGATGTGGTTGATGTCATGGAAGGTCGTTGTAATCTTGCGCAAGCTTTGATTAACGATAAAAAGTCTAAAACACTCTATTTTTTACCTGCGAGTCAAACCAAAGATAAAGATATTTTGAATAAAGATAAAGTCAAAGCGTTGATTGAAAATCTCAAAGAGAGTTTTGACATCGTGATGATCGACTCACCAGCAGGTATTGAAAGTGGATTTGAACACTCTATTTTCCTAGCAGATCGTGCACTCATTGTCTCAACACCTGATGTCAGCTCTGTACGTGATGCGGATCGTGTCATTGGAATCATTGATGCCAAAAGTGAACGTGCCAAAAATGGTATGGAAGTTGAAAAACACATCATTATTAACCGTATCAAACCTGAGATGGTGGATGCTGGCAATATGTTGAGTGTAGAAGATGTTTTAAGCATTTTAGCACTGCCTCTTATTGGTATTGTTCCTGATGATGAGGACATTATTACTTCTACCAACACAGGCTCACCTATCGTCAATAAAGACAAATCCCTCTCAGCCGAAGCCTATCGCCGAATTGCTCGACGTATTTTAGGTGAAGAGGTTGAGTTCTTAGATATCCGAGCTAAGAAAGGACTTATGGCAACCCTTAAAGGAATTTTCAAATGA
- the ilvC gene encoding ketol-acid reductoisomerase, producing the protein MAITVFYDKDCDLSVIRSKKVAMIGFGSQGHAHAENLRDSGVEVVVGLRKEGSSWAKAEAKGFRVMSVGEATKYADVVMILLPDELQGDVFAAEIKPNLSAGKAIAFGHGFNIHYGQIITPKGIDCIMIAPKAPGHTVRSEFVNGGGIPDLIAVDQDATGNAKAIALSYASGIGGGRTGIIETTFKDETETDLFGEQAVLCGGVTSLVEAGFQTLVEAGYEPEMAYFECLHELKLIVDLMYQGGIADMRYSISNTAEYGDYVSGKRVINAESKAAMKEILAEIQDGRFAKDFILERKAGYTRMNAERSMTERSLLNKTGEKLRSMMPWITSKKIINKDKN; encoded by the coding sequence ATGGCAATAACCGTCTTTTATGACAAAGATTGTGATTTAAGTGTTATTCGCTCTAAGAAAGTAGCGATGATCGGTTTTGGTTCTCAAGGACACGCACATGCAGAAAATCTTCGTGATAGTGGCGTAGAAGTCGTTGTAGGTCTTAGAAAAGAGGGTAGTTCATGGGCAAAAGCGGAAGCAAAAGGTTTTCGTGTAATGAGCGTTGGTGAAGCAACCAAATACGCAGATGTTGTCATGATTTTATTGCCAGATGAGTTACAAGGCGATGTCTTTGCCGCAGAAATTAAACCCAATTTAAGTGCAGGTAAAGCGATTGCCTTTGGTCATGGTTTTAACATTCACTACGGTCAAATCATTACACCTAAAGGAATCGACTGTATTATGATCGCTCCTAAAGCACCAGGACATACGGTAAGAAGTGAATTTGTAAACGGTGGTGGTATTCCTGATCTTATCGCTGTTGATCAAGATGCAACTGGCAATGCAAAAGCCATTGCTCTTAGTTATGCATCTGGTATTGGTGGTGGTAGAACGGGTATTATTGAGACAACCTTTAAGGACGAAACTGAGACAGATCTTTTCGGTGAGCAAGCGGTTCTCTGTGGTGGTGTTACATCACTCGTAGAGGCGGGTTTCCAAACATTGGTCGAAGCAGGTTATGAGCCTGAAATGGCATATTTTGAGTGTTTACATGAACTTAAACTCATTGTCGATTTGATGTACCAAGGTGGTATTGCCGATATGCGTTACTCTATCTCTAATACAGCAGAGTACGGTGATTATGTGAGTGGAAAGCGTGTTATCAATGCTGAATCAAAAGCTGCGATGAAAGAGATTTTGGCTGAGATTCAAGATGGTCGTTTTGCAAAAGATTTTATTTTAGAGAGAAAAGCAGGATACACTCGTATGAATGCTGAGCGTTCTATGACTGAGAGAAGCCTTTTGAATAAAACAGGCGAAAAACTTCGTTCTATGATGCCTTGGATTACATCTAAAAAAATCATCAATAAAGACAAAAACTAA
- the holA gene encoding DNA polymerase III subunit delta produces MYRREFEGLLKAQKAPKSTLLYGACAYQNNVLTQQLLALLKAGSDEKVMMYFDEYNFTSAKNFLAQSSLFGDRNILIVKTDKTLPTKEVETLVGLCTKNDSSYFIYQYFGEDKKATPLTKLFDKQNDGVFVRLFKADFNEAIQLLQNHANTVGLSIDRYALQQLYMIHTEDLSLCVNECEKLLVLNKEIGINDINTHVYGLGSVSMDAFITKLLEKKDIKEEFERLVEGDGVEEIRIINAIQAQVSQLFLFHAYIKLYGTFDAKAILGYPLPPQLAAQRSQHSIKIDLATYHKLSNLLIDAEYRLKKIGNVEKTSYLLSSLIKLQSYL; encoded by the coding sequence ATGTATAGAAGAGAATTTGAAGGACTTTTAAAAGCACAAAAAGCCCCCAAGTCAACTCTTTTGTATGGAGCATGTGCCTATCAAAACAATGTACTAACCCAACAACTTTTGGCTCTTTTAAAGGCGGGGAGTGACGAAAAAGTGATGATGTATTTTGATGAGTATAACTTTACCTCTGCTAAAAATTTTCTTGCGCAATCTTCCCTTTTTGGTGACCGTAACATTCTTATAGTTAAAACCGATAAAACACTTCCGACAAAAGAAGTTGAAACACTGGTTGGACTGTGTACGAAAAATGATTCAAGTTATTTTATCTATCAATATTTTGGTGAAGATAAAAAAGCGACTCCTCTGACCAAACTTTTTGATAAACAAAATGATGGTGTTTTTGTACGTCTCTTTAAAGCAGACTTTAATGAAGCTATTCAGTTACTTCAAAATCATGCTAATACAGTGGGGCTCTCCATTGATCGCTACGCATTACAACAACTCTATATGATTCACACCGAAGATCTTTCATTGTGTGTCAATGAATGCGAAAAGCTTTTGGTGTTGAATAAAGAAATTGGTATCAACGATATCAACACGCATGTTTATGGACTTGGTAGCGTTTCAATGGACGCTTTTATCACGAAATTACTTGAGAAAAAAGATATCAAAGAGGAATTTGAACGCCTTGTTGAAGGTGATGGTGTTGAGGAAATTCGCATTATTAACGCCATTCAAGCACAGGTTTCACAGCTTTTTTTATTTCACGCCTATATTAAATTGTATGGTACATTTGATGCGAAAGCTATTCTTGGATACCCTCTTCCTCCCCAACTTGCCGCACAACGATCCCAACACTCTATAAAGATTGATCTTGCAACGTATCATAAGCTTTCCAACCTATTGATTGATGCTGAATACCGTCTTAAGAAGATAGGTAATGTTGAAAAGACCAGTTACTTACTTTCAAGCTTAATAAAACTTCAAAGTTATTTGTAG
- the rpsF gene encoding 30S ribosomal protein S6 — translation MRHYELLVVVKPTLTVEELQAKLSFLKEILEKNGAVIAATLEMGTRKLAYQIDKFERGSYVVFYFTAPTPAIAEVERLIRITEEFIRFMTVKFENQKELRFWNKQVDKITKKSDAPAAPVVESKEIVEDTVTTEA, via the coding sequence ATGCGACATTATGAGTTGCTTGTTGTAGTAAAACCTACATTAACCGTAGAAGAACTACAAGCAAAACTAAGTTTTCTAAAAGAAATTTTAGAGAAAAATGGTGCAGTTATTGCTGCAACACTTGAGATGGGTACACGCAAACTTGCGTATCAAATTGATAAATTTGAGCGTGGATCTTACGTAGTATTTTACTTTACTGCCCCAACACCAGCTATTGCTGAAGTTGAAAGACTTATCAGAATTACTGAAGAGTTTATCCGCTTTATGACTGTTAAATTTGAAAATCAAAAAGAACTTAGATTCTGGAACAAACAAGTTGATAAAATCACTAAAAAGAGTGATGCACCAGCAGCACCAGTTGTTGAATCTAAAGAGATCGTAGAAGACACTGTTACAACTGAAGCTTAA
- a CDS encoding single-stranded DNA-binding protein produces the protein MFNRVIMLGNLTRDCELRYLPNGGAVCTTGLATNRRFKKQDGSQGEEVCFIDITFFGRTAEIANQYLSRGKKVLVEGRLKLDQWTDQQGVKRSKHSITVETLQMMDSRGGQESGGAEGGSYGGEPMATPNVGYNNANQQKPAAYPRQSTPEYSGHEIPDIDINDDEIPF, from the coding sequence ATGTTCAATAGAGTAATTATGCTTGGTAACCTCACACGTGATTGTGAACTTCGCTATTTACCCAATGGTGGTGCAGTTTGTACCACTGGACTTGCGACCAATCGTCGCTTCAAAAAGCAAGATGGAAGCCAGGGTGAAGAGGTTTGCTTTATCGACATCACCTTTTTTGGACGTACTGCAGAAATCGCCAATCAATACTTAAGCCGTGGCAAAAAAGTATTGGTGGAGGGCCGTTTAAAGCTCGATCAATGGACTGATCAACAAGGAGTAAAGCGCTCTAAGCACTCTATTACCGTTGAAACACTTCAAATGATGGATTCACGTGGTGGACAAGAGAGTGGTGGTGCAGAAGGTGGTAGTTATGGTGGTGAGCCTATGGCAACGCCAAATGTCGGTTACAATAATGCAAACCAGCAAAAACCAGCTGCCTATCCAAGACAATCTACTCCTGAATATAGTGGTCATGAAATTCCGGACATCGATATTAACGATGACGAGATACCGTTTTAG
- the minE gene encoding cell division topological specificity factor MinE, which produces MSLFDSFFGRNKPTADVAKNRLKIMLAHERASCKLPYMDDLRNDLIAVIRKYTNVEDVKITSQTNQNIELLEVEVILGK; this is translated from the coding sequence ATGAGTTTGTTTGATAGTTTCTTTGGACGCAATAAACCTACAGCAGATGTGGCAAAAAACCGCCTAAAAATTATGCTTGCTCATGAGAGAGCCAGTTGTAAATTGCCGTATATGGACGATTTACGCAATGATCTTATTGCGGTTATTCGCAAGTATACTAACGTAGAAGATGTAAAGATTACCTCTCAAACGAATCAAAATATTGAGTTATTAGAAGTTGAAGTCATTCTTGGAAAGTAA
- a CDS encoding HDOD domain-containing protein, which produces MDENILKKVKALPPLDDTVLKIQRICVDKNSSLADLVKVVESDPMLTANILKSSNSPLYGFSREIKNIAHAVSLFGMATVRGFALSSAIKQNIKIDLAPYHLTNATFLEISTLQSTFMFKWYSKVNKAMLDVLQPASFMMEVGKIIIAHELIEQGKDAAFKTALSTIKTPDELSALEKEYVGFCNEEITAKIFEQWNLESELVESIKFSNDPAKAQEHIRAFSAALSVVRNSINIFGQLDDISIHRSLKMFDAYGLTPEPFLQTVEQFKQ; this is translated from the coding sequence ATGGACGAAAATATTTTAAAAAAAGTTAAAGCGCTTCCGCCACTGGATGATACTGTTTTAAAAATACAGCGTATATGTGTCGATAAAAACAGCTCATTAGCCGATCTTGTCAAAGTGGTTGAGAGCGATCCAATGCTGACTGCCAATATCTTAAAATCATCAAATTCACCTCTTTATGGCTTTAGCAGGGAAATCAAAAATATTGCGCATGCGGTATCACTTTTTGGCATGGCAACCGTGCGCGGTTTTGCACTTTCAAGTGCTATTAAACAAAATATCAAAATCGATCTTGCCCCATACCACCTAACCAACGCAACCTTTTTGGAAATTAGCACACTGCAAAGCACCTTCATGTTTAAGTGGTACTCAAAAGTCAATAAAGCGATGCTTGATGTCCTTCAACCTGCCTCTTTTATGATGGAAGTTGGCAAAATCATCATTGCACATGAACTCATAGAACAAGGGAAAGATGCTGCGTTTAAAACGGCTCTTTCTACAATCAAAACACCCGATGAACTCTCTGCCCTTGAAAAAGAGTATGTAGGTTTTTGCAATGAAGAGATTACTGCGAAAATTTTTGAACAGTGGAATTTAGAGAGTGAACTCGTAGAATCCATCAAATTTTCAAACGACCCAGCCAAAGCACAAGAACATATCAGGGCTTTTTCAGCGGCATTGAGTGTCGTAAGAAACAGTATTAATATCTTCGGACAGCTTGACGATATTTCCATCCATCGTTCCCTTAAAATGTTTGACGCATACGGATTAACGCCAGAACCATTTTTACAAACCGTAGAGCAATTTAAACAGTGA
- a CDS encoding RNB domain-containing ribonuclease translates to MKNFLLSLKEGVAQKDVPAPFLPHFQTLIQLRALIAKNDLYILEPSHIVGKMDVSFSGTGYLSSLEPTRSKDLIIEASGLHGAMRGDLVIAKRITNKRGGRAKAVVVYIAQRAFAKSIVYTKMSKGKVVGVNVKNESIFEITASQKSLKQLPLGSILKIDNITNAIEEILGTLDDPLVDEKISLALFDKKEFFTKEAETEAKSHGDFVDKAYYPNRVDLTALPFCTIDPVDAKDFDDAIYFDVDQHTLYVAIADVSEYVYAMGAIDKEAIERGFSIYFPHKSIPMLPRALSENICSLKPNVDRLAYTFKIALDPITCKPLKEELFESIIHSTKRYTYEKIDLFLQGKTNDADAADQTILKYLLPLHTLTQKLRDIRLENAFSFRSSEVRMRVDEQQNLVSTTIEEETPSHGLIEDCMLLANKAAAKKIGFGMFRTHESPSYERMEMLLNDLALIGINAKLSADLPKMIQGIQAKADALGLREEVDKLIIKSQKKAIYEPENKGHFGLGFDIYTHFTSPIRRYSDLTLHRLLKAKLSKDEKKLTFLLKDIAPLCEQISALERESDKVAWDYMDRKFARYMALHVGDNFKAIVVETEQNPIAKLNDDLKGARIFLLDNDVHLLQRIEVKIVESNIATARIYARVTRSFDV, encoded by the coding sequence GTGAAAAACTTTCTTCTCAGCCTTAAAGAGGGGGTGGCACAAAAAGATGTGCCAGCTCCTTTTCTGCCTCATTTTCAAACACTCATCCAACTGCGGGCTCTTATCGCAAAAAATGATCTTTACATCCTTGAACCTTCCCATATTGTGGGAAAAATGGACGTTTCTTTTAGTGGAACAGGCTATTTAAGTTCACTAGAACCCACGCGTTCCAAAGACCTTATTATTGAAGCTTCGGGATTGCATGGTGCCATGCGTGGCGATTTGGTGATTGCCAAACGTATCACCAATAAACGAGGTGGTCGAGCGAAGGCTGTTGTGGTCTACATCGCCCAACGCGCTTTTGCGAAAAGCATTGTTTACACCAAAATGAGCAAAGGCAAAGTGGTTGGTGTTAATGTCAAAAATGAATCTATATTTGAGATCACTGCCAGCCAAAAATCACTCAAGCAACTTCCGCTTGGAAGCATTTTAAAAATCGATAATATCACCAATGCCATCGAAGAAATCTTAGGAACACTTGATGATCCACTGGTCGATGAAAAAATCTCTTTAGCTCTGTTTGATAAAAAAGAGTTTTTTACCAAAGAAGCTGAAACCGAAGCTAAAAGTCATGGTGATTTTGTGGATAAAGCCTACTATCCCAACCGTGTTGATCTCACCGCTTTGCCCTTTTGTACCATCGACCCCGTCGATGCCAAAGACTTTGATGATGCCATCTATTTTGATGTGGATCAACACACACTTTATGTGGCTATTGCCGATGTCAGCGAATATGTTTATGCCATGGGTGCCATCGACAAAGAAGCCATTGAACGTGGTTTTTCGATCTACTTTCCGCACAAGTCCATTCCCATGCTTCCTCGTGCTTTAAGTGAAAATATCTGCTCTTTAAAACCCAATGTGGATCGTCTTGCGTACACCTTTAAAATTGCTCTCGATCCAATTACATGTAAACCCCTAAAAGAAGAACTATTCGAGAGTATTATTCACTCAACAAAGCGCTATACATACGAGAAAATAGACCTTTTCTTGCAAGGTAAAACCAACGATGCGGACGCTGCCGATCAAACGATCTTAAAGTATCTTTTACCGTTACATACACTTACACAAAAATTACGTGATATAAGACTTGAAAACGCCTTTTCATTTCGCTCTTCAGAAGTTCGCATGAGAGTGGATGAACAGCAAAATCTCGTTTCAACTACTATAGAAGAAGAGACCCCTTCACATGGGCTCATTGAAGACTGTATGCTCCTTGCCAATAAAGCAGCTGCAAAGAAGATAGGCTTTGGCATGTTTAGAACCCATGAAAGCCCTTCCTATGAGCGTATGGAGATGCTTTTAAATGACCTTGCACTCATTGGTATCAATGCAAAGCTTAGTGCTGATCTGCCCAAAATGATTCAAGGGATTCAAGCGAAAGCAGATGCACTAGGACTTCGTGAAGAGGTTGACAAACTCATCATTAAAAGCCAAAAAAAGGCCATTTACGAACCTGAAAATAAAGGGCATTTTGGACTTGGGTTTGACATCTATACCCACTTTACTTCTCCGATTCGTCGTTACAGCGACTTAACACTGCACCGTCTTTTAAAAGCAAAACTCTCAAAGGATGAAAAGAAACTGACCTTTTTGCTCAAAGATATTGCGCCCCTATGTGAGCAAATAAGCGCACTAGAGCGAGAGAGTGATAAAGTGGCATGGGATTATATGGATCGTAAATTTGCACGCTATATGGCTTTACATGTAGGCGATAATTTCAAAGCGATTGTCGTCGAAACCGAACAAAATCCGATTGCAAAGTTAAATGATGACCTCAAAGGTGCGCGCATCTTTTTGCTTGACAACGATGTACATTTACTGCAACGCATTGAAGTTAAAATTGTCGAAAGCAATATAGCTACGGCACGCATATATGCCAGAGTCACGAGGAGTTTTGATGTATAG
- the rpsR gene encoding 30S ribosomal protein S18: protein MAEKRKFARKYCKYCEAKVEYIDYKDAKILRHSLSERYKIMPRRLTGNCKRHQEMVELAIKRARATAVIPYIIDTQKVVAVPFEQLQQ, encoded by the coding sequence ATGGCAGAGAAAAGAAAATTTGCACGCAAATATTGCAAATACTGTGAAGCAAAAGTAGAATACATTGATTATAAAGACGCAAAAATTTTGAGACATTCTCTTTCAGAGAGATATAAAATTATGCCACGTCGTTTAACAGGTAACTGCAAAAGACATCAAGAGATGGTAGAACTAGCGATCAAACGCGCTCGTGCTACAGCAGTTATTCCTTACATCATCGACACTCAAAAAGTTGTGGCTGTTCCTTTCGAACAACTTCAACAATAG
- the lon gene encoding endopeptidase La, giving the protein MKLSDYTAFPADIPIVVEDNLFLYPFMISPLFLTDDENIRAANDALEHNSLVMVCTAKAGNEHGRDFNAIYPAGVIGSIMRKVDLPDGRVKILFQGMQKGKILKELSSTPLRATIDLIHTHRTEAMKVEATLAVLREKIALLGTLGGQFPPDLIKTIEDNNDIHRITDLIASSMKLKKEQAYKLFVEEDDESRLLQLIDYVIEEIESSRLKKEIKTKVHSQIEKVNKEYFLKEQLKQIQKELGTDNQREEEIEEYRKKLETKKEYMEEDAYKEIKKQIDKLSRMHPDSADASLIQSYLDWVIEIPFGKATKKNLDVLEVKSQLDKDHYSLEKPKERIEEFFAVRELLAKRGLADKSANGAILCFAGPPGVGKTSLANSIAKALKRKLVRIALGGLEDVNELRGHRRTYIGAMPGRIVQGIIEAGEMNPVVVLDEIDKVARSFRGDPTAVLLEVLDPEQNNKFRDYYLNFNIDLSKVIFIATANEVGSIPAPLRDRMEFIFVNSYTPQEKYEIAKKYLIPQELKKHGLKNSEVNISKPTLQLIIANYTRESGVRNLRRRIADILRKVAKQLLMDSNLEKVSITNTNLKEFLPKTVFEIDEVDKENSVGIVNGLAWTSVGGDVLKVEAIRIQGKGGIQITGSLGDVMKESAKIALSVVKVLIDNGKIDVPLSIIPTTGLDKEDSARKVEPSDVYRRYDLHIHVPEGATPKDGPSAGVTMATAIASILCDKKVKSDLAMTGELTLTGKVLPIGGLKEKLIAAYKAKIKTALIPKKNYEKDLDEIPDEVKEKMKIIPVSRVEEVLEYALVK; this is encoded by the coding sequence ATGAAACTCAGTGATTATACCGCCTTTCCCGCGGACATTCCTATTGTCGTCGAAGACAATTTGTTTTTATACCCTTTTATGATTTCACCCCTTTTCTTAACGGATGATGAAAATATTCGTGCCGCGAATGACGCTTTAGAACATAACTCATTAGTGATGGTATGTACGGCAAAAGCTGGAAATGAGCATGGACGTGATTTTAATGCGATTTATCCAGCCGGTGTTATTGGCTCTATTATGCGTAAAGTGGATCTGCCTGATGGAAGAGTCAAAATACTTTTTCAAGGTATGCAAAAAGGAAAAATTTTAAAAGAGCTCTCTTCTACACCCCTTCGTGCAACGATTGATTTGATTCATACGCACCGTACAGAAGCGATGAAAGTAGAAGCGACATTAGCCGTTTTGAGGGAAAAAATTGCACTTTTAGGAACATTGGGCGGACAATTTCCTCCTGATCTAATCAAAACGATTGAAGATAACAACGACATTCATCGCATTACAGATTTGATTGCAAGTAGTATGAAGCTCAAAAAAGAGCAAGCCTATAAACTTTTTGTTGAAGAAGATGATGAAAGTAGATTACTCCAACTTATCGACTATGTCATTGAAGAGATTGAATCAAGCAGACTTAAAAAAGAGATTAAAACCAAGGTTCATTCGCAAATCGAGAAGGTCAATAAAGAGTATTTTCTGAAAGAACAGCTCAAGCAGATTCAAAAAGAGCTTGGAACGGACAATCAACGCGAAGAAGAGATCGAAGAGTATCGCAAAAAGCTTGAAACTAAAAAAGAGTATATGGAAGAAGATGCGTATAAAGAGATTAAAAAGCAAATTGATAAACTCTCCCGTATGCACCCTGATTCGGCTGATGCGAGTTTAATTCAAAGTTATCTTGACTGGGTGATTGAAATTCCTTTTGGTAAGGCAACCAAAAAGAACTTAGATGTTTTGGAAGTTAAATCACAGCTTGATAAAGACCATTATTCTCTGGAAAAACCAAAAGAACGTATTGAAGAGTTTTTTGCAGTGAGAGAGCTTCTTGCTAAACGAGGGCTTGCTGATAAATCAGCCAATGGCGCAATTTTATGTTTTGCAGGCCCTCCGGGTGTGGGTAAAACTTCTTTGGCAAACTCTATTGCCAAAGCACTTAAACGTAAACTTGTACGTATTGCTTTGGGTGGACTAGAGGATGTCAATGAGCTAAGAGGTCATAGACGAACCTATATTGGCGCAATGCCTGGACGTATTGTGCAAGGTATCATAGAAGCTGGAGAGATGAATCCGGTTGTGGTGCTTGATGAGATTGATAAAGTCGCACGAAGTTTTAGGGGCGATCCTACGGCGGTACTTTTAGAAGTGCTTGATCCTGAGCAAAATAACAAATTTAGAGACTATTATCTCAATTTCAATATTGACCTGAGCAAAGTCATTTTTATTGCTACCGCCAACGAAGTAGGCTCAATTCCTGCTCCACTGCGTGATCGTATGGAGTTTATCTTTGTAAACTCTTATACCCCACAAGAGAAGTATGAGATCGCGAAGAAGTATCTTATTCCTCAAGAACTCAAAAAGCATGGTTTGAAAAACAGTGAAGTGAATATCTCCAAACCTACCTTGCAGTTGATTATTGCCAACTATACGCGCGAATCAGGGGTTAGAAATTTACGTCGTAGAATCGCAGATATTTTACGAAAAGTAGCGAAACAGCTTTTGATGGATTCTAATTTAGAAAAAGTAAGTATTACCAATACAAATCTGAAAGAGTTCTTGCCAAAAACTGTTTTTGAAATCGATGAAGTCGATAAAGAAAATAGTGTTGGTATTGTCAATGGTCTTGCTTGGACAAGTGTCGGTGGCGACGTCCTTAAAGTCGAAGCGATTCGTATCCAAGGAAAAGGCGGCATTCAAATTACAGGCTCACTCGGCGATGTCATGAAAGAGTCTGCCAAAATTGCGCTTAGCGTGGTGAAAGTCTTGATTGACAATGGCAAAATTGATGTGCCGCTTTCTATCATTCCAACAACAGGGCTTGATAAAGAAGACAGTGCAAGAAAGGTCGAACCAAGTGATGTTTACAGACGTTATGACCTTCACATTCACGTTCCAGAGGGTGCTACACCCAAAGATGGTCCAAGTGCAGGTGTAACGATGGCAACGGCAATTGCTTCTATTTTGTGCGATAAAAAAGTCAAAAGTGACCTTGCAATGACTGGAGAGCTGACTTTGACAGGAAAGGTTTTACCGATTGGTGGATTGAAAGAGAAGCTGATTGCCGCATACAAAGCGAAGATTAAAACGGCGCTCATTCCTAAGAAAAACTATGAAAAAGATCTTGATGAAATTCCTGATGAAGTGAAAGAAAAGATGAAAATTATCCCAGTATCTCGTGTTGAAGAGGTGTTGGAGTATGCGTTAGTGAAGTAG